The Spiroplasma apis B31 genomic sequence GCAGATTCGTTTATAAGTATATTTGCTAAAGGTTTACCCACAATGTTGCTTCTTCCAATTATTACAACATTAGAACCTACCAAGTTAACTTTTTTCCATTTTAGTAACTTCAATATTCCTGATGGTGTTGCAGGAAATATATTGGTATTATTTAAAATTAGACTTCCCATGCTATTTGGAGTAAAACCATCAGCATCCTTAGTTGGTGAAATTAAATTGTTTATTTTGCTTCCATCAATATGATTGGGCAGTGGTAGTTGCACAATAATCCCATCAACTTCATCATCATCGTTCAAATTGCTTATTTTTTTACTCAAAGCTTCTTGGTTTATATTTTCTTCTAATCTAAGGTGTCGCCCTATAATTCCCACAGTTTCGCAAGCCTTTAATTTATTTTTTATGTATTTGTTACTTGCTAAATTATTTCCGACTTGAACAATCACTAAAACTGGGGGTCTTTGTAAACAACATTTTTCAATTTTGCTCTTCAAATTACTTAAAAGTTCCAATGATAGTTGTTTACCATCAATTATTTTGTTATCCATATTTAATTCCTGACTCTTTGCTTTCCAATACATATTATAATAAAAAAAATACAATAATGTTTTAATAGTTTCTTATCTATGTTTTAATTAAAAAGTAATTAAGGAGAATAAAATGAAAATTTTGAAATATTTCGTTTATAGTTTTATGATATTAACGCTTTTATTCTTATTTGGAACATTAGTTTACAATTCGATTAATGACAAAAACTCATACGTAATAAATAGGATAGCAACTAAAGAGAAGGTGGTTATGTTAACTTTCGATGACGGACCAAACAAAGTTAATGATAAAGAGATCATTGATATATTGGAATCTAATGGCGCAACAGGTACTTTCTTTTTTACCGGAAGTAATATAAAAAAATATGCTGATGAAAATAGTGAAAAAGAATTATTTAAGAAAATAAAAGAGTCAGATATGTCCGTAGGTAATCATTCATATTCGCATTCTAAATATCAAAACAATAAACAAAAACTAATAGATGAAATATTAGAAACTGACAATTTAATTAGAGAGAACTTTGAGTTAGACCAAAACTATGAAATTCCAATGAGAATGCCTTATCTTCAATTTTATAATGGTTTGAAAAAAGTTTTAGAAACAACAAAGAGAACTTATTTTACAGGTGGCTACCTAAGTGGAGACTGAGATTATGAAAAACACGGTCATGATAAAATTATTAAAAGATATCTTGACAACCTAAAACCTGGTGAAATATTCATTATGCATTCAACACATTATGCAAAACTATTTTTGAACGATTTGATAAAGGAAATCAAAAACAGAGGATATGAGTTTGCGAATTTCAATCCTAGCAGTCAAAGGTATTACAAAAAGTTTGGAGAACTAGTATGGTAAATTTAAGTATGTTATCAGATTTCATAGATGTGACAGGAATAGCTACAACATTGGTGTCAGCCGTTTTTATAGTTGCAACAGTATACTTTATAATTAAAAGATTTGAAGTGAAGAAAAACAAAAAAGCGTTTAAGTTACTTGTGACGTTTGATTGTTTAGCATTATTTATTTGTGGATATTTTTTTGTTTTGAGTATTATGAACTTTTATTTTCTTACAAACAGTTACAAGTATATAATAATTAATAGAATTATGTGTTTGGTTACCCTTACATTGATATTTGGATATTTTTTAATAGTAGAAATTTATTTTTTAAAAAAAAATAAAAAGAGGTTTAAATGAATAAAATAACTGAAGTTTTAAAAACACTTAACTTGAAAGAAGACGAGTACGAACTCTACGGAAATGACATTGCAAAAGTTAATTTTAAAAATTTCGCTTCCTTGGAAAGAAAAGCAAAATTAGTATTAATGACTTCGATAAATCCAACCCCAGCAGGAGAAGGTAAAACAACAACTGCAATTGGTTTAACTGATGGTCTTAACTACATCGGAAAGAAAGCAATTTTAGCTTTAAGAGAACCAAGCTTAGGTCCTGTCTTTGGTAGAAAAGGTACTGCAACTGGAGGCGGTGAAAGTGAAGTTATACCCATGGATAAAATTAATCTTCATTTTACAGGAGATATTCATGCAATAACAACTGCAAATAATTTAATATCTGCTTCTATTGATTCCGAATTATATTGAGGAAATAAATTGAATATCGACCCAGAAAATATAATTTGAAAAAGATGTTTAGACTTAAATGATAGAGCTTTGAGAAAAGTTGACTTACAAATATCAAAAACCTTATCAAGAAAAGAAGAGTTTACGATTACTGCAGCAAGTAATATGATGACTATTTTGTCTTTATCTAAAAACGAGGAAGATTTGAGATGCAGACTTAACGAAAGTATAGTGGCCTATGATTTAAACGGAGAAGAAGTTTTATTAGAAAAATTGGGAATTACAGGTTCATTAATGGCTCTTTTGAAGGATGCTATAAAACCAAACTTTGTTTTAACAAAACATAACTCACCAACTTTTGTACACTGTGGACCTTTTGCAAATATCGCCACTGGGACAAACTCAGTTATTTCAACAGATCTTGCCTTAAAGTTAGGGGAGTATGCTATAGTGGAATCAGGGTTCGGGAGCGACTTAGGTTTTGAAAAGTTTATGAATGTTGTAAACGAACAAAATAGTTTTATTCCTCATTGTGTAGTTATGGTGGTTACTTTAAGAGCATTGAATTTGCATAAAGATTTCGAAAACAATTTTGAGCATTTAGAAAAACACATCTCACACATAAAGAACTATGATTTAAATTTTTTAGTGGCTATAAACTTTATAGAGGGCGATGATGAAAATCAATTAACATATTTAAAAGAATGGCTGGATGAGAAAAATTATCCGTGAGAAATAAATGAAGCATATGTTAAGGGCCCCAAAGGTGCCGAAAAACTTGCTAAAAAAGTTGTAGAGATTTCCAACACAAACTTTACTTTTAGAAAGTTAATAAACCCAATGGATAAAATAGAAAACAAAATTAGTAAAATAACTGAAAACTTTTATTTCTTGAAAGATTTCTCAATTACAGATGAGGCAAAAAAAGAAATTGAAAAAATAGAGAACTCAAAATATAGAAACTTGCCGCTTTGTATGGTTAAGTCTCACAGTGCAATTGACGGTAATGAAACCAAAGACAAAAACTATTTATTGAAAATCAAAAACGTTAGAATAAATAGTGGAGCCAAATTTATTTTAGTTTTTACAAATGCAATAATGAGCATGCCTGGTTTAAATAAAGAACCAAATTCAAAAAGTATTGACGTTGAAAACGATCGTATAACTGGTTTAAAATAATTAAAAAAATGTAGATTACTCTACATTTTTTTATTTAAGATTAAGCGAAACATAATTAATTTGTTATCAATTGGATTATTGAGTCATCTATATTTTCTACTAATTTTTTTATTATGTAATCTAAAGATTTGTTCTCTTGTAACAAACTTTGAATAATAGTTCCATCCTCATCATTAGTATTGTTATATGAAAAAGCATTTTTAATTGTTTCTTTCAACTTCACAAAGCTTATATCATTTTTTTTAGCTATTAAAAAAGGTTTCATTATTCTTTCATCTAATTGCAATTTTTTAATAGTGTTTCTAGCAACTCTCTCAAAATCATCTTTAATATAATTATTGGTGAATCTCTTGATAATGGTTTCTATAAAATCCTCTAGTTTTTCTTTGTCATAATTAAATTCAACTGAAACTATTTCAGATATTTCCTTTAAATAATCTTGTAAAAAATAAAGAAGAGTGTGGTCCTTAGCGTCGTTTAACGTTATGTTTATGTATTTCTTCTCGAACTTTGTAAGTGTTCATTCCTTTCAAGCTATAGCTGCATGAGCTCCATTTAGCATTCATACTTTTTTACAAATCTCTGCATCAATGTTATTTGTATATGTTATTGTTTCAAATTTATTAGTTTGTTCTGGTCAAGCATCTTCATTCGCTACTCAAGAATAATAAGGTTCAACTTTGATACTCAAGTCATCAGATACTTCATTTGGAACGATCCTGTCCACCATAACATCTACAAATTTTATTAAATCATTATTTATAACGTGATGCTCCTCAATTTGATTTTTGAAGAATGAAGATACTTTTTCACCATTCTCACAACACATTATAATTAATGGTGTGTTTGATTTTTGTTTAGCCTCTATTATACTTATAACTTGACTTATGATATGCTTTAAATTTCCTGAGCCAATTGAGGTTGTTATCACATCAATGGTTTCTAAGCTCAAATTGCTCTCTAGTTCATTAGATAACAATGCTTTATAACCTTTAACGGTATCAACTTTATTGCTTTCATCTAAATATTTTATTTTATACTCTTTGCTGTTTTTAAGTTTGTTTATAAGTTCTTTATTGTTGTCGATGAAATAAAATTCTGTTACAAAACCACTATTTAATAATATCGGAGCAATGAAACCACGACCAATATTACCAGCACCATAATGTAAAATTTTCATTAAAAGTTGAACTCCTTTAGTATTCTATCTTTTGAAGGATTTTTGATTAAATCCTCGACAAAGTCAATATCCATCATCTTTTCAGCAATATTTGATAATATATCTACATGATTGTCAGATTTAGCTGCTATTCCTATAAAAAAGTGCACAGGATTTGAATCATAATCTACTGGTTCATCGTAATGGACAATAACTATTCCATCTTTTATTACTCCATCATCGTTTATTCCATGAGGAATGGCTAAATAGTTACCAATGTACACGGAGAACTTTTTTTCTCTTTCTATCATTGAGTTCACATAGTCCTCTGTAATATAACCTTGTTCTATAAGTAAATTACCACATTGTTTTATGGCATCAATTTTGCTTTTTGCTTTTTGCTTTATTAATATATTTTCTGCTTTTAAAATTTGTGTCTCCATTTTCTCACCTATTAAATTTCTATATATTTTTTCACTTATTATTTTATGTATGTCATTTTTCTTACTTAGAATTAAAATAATTGGCATAGCTAAAATGTTTGGTAATTTGTATTCACTTAAGTCAATTGAAGAAATAACTAAATCGTATTTCATTAGAAGTTTTTTATTAACCGATGAGTAAGGTAAATTCTCAACATCTGCATTTCGGTAAATTGATTTTAAGTGGTTTTTAATCATAACACTCTGACCAAACCCCCCAATACAGATAGTTAAGAGCTTTAGTTTTTCATTATATATGTATGTATCAAACCATACAAGCACATGTATAAATATTTCATATGCAAGAACCTCAAATGATTTTAGATCTCTAAAGTATAAAGCTAAATTTTTTTCAATTTCTTCTCATAGTTCAACAAACTTCATTTTGTATGGTTGTAAACTTCTTGAGTATTCTTTGATAACAAACTCATCCACATTCTGAATATAAATATTTGATGCCAAGTGATTTACAATTCTTTCTTTTATATTGTTATCTAGACATAATTTTTCATTGAATAGCTTGAATAATCCTTTATCCAGATTGTTTACAAATTCGATAACACTATTTTTATTTTTATCTATTGAGATCTTTTTACTTAAAAAGTGATTAATATCATCACTACAATATAACCCACCAATATTATCAATGAACTCGTTATAATAAGCTGAGTCTTTAAGTTTTTCTAATAGTATAGAGTTCTTTGAATGATTTAATCAGTACGTAATTTTGATCGATAGCAAAATGGCATTTAAGTTAGATATATTAATGTGGTTTGATGTGTACTCAATTATTCAATGAAATATCTTATTATAAATATCAATATTATATTTTTTCTTTAGTGTTGTATAAATGTAACTAGAAAAAAGTTTTTCTATTTTGTTTAATTTCAAAATCGAGTAAACTTTTTTAAATAACAAACATTTAGTTGTAAGTTCTACAACAGCTTCAATCTCATTTTCTTCAGTGACATCTGCAATTTTCAATCCTTGTTTGCTAATTGTTAAATTTATTTTTTGTTTATTACAAATATTTCTTAACTCATCAATATCATCTTCAATGATATTTAAAGAAATATCTAGATCGTCTGCTAGTTGTAATTTTGTAGTTTTTTTATCTCTCAGTAAGATTAAGAAAATATATAATAATCATTCTTCTTTCATTAAAAAATTATCATCTAGCTGCAACTTTTGAAGAATGTTTTCCGTATTTCCTTTGAACTCAATGTTGTTATCATTATCTAAAATAATGAAATCTCCTAAGCCCTTTAAAAAAATGTTGATTTCTTCAAAATCTCTATTTAGAGTTTTTTGGCTAATATCGAAATAACTAATCAACATTTCTTTTTCTACGTTTTTATAATTTATTAGTATATTTAAAATTCTAAATTGTCTTTCTTTTTTCATCTGTCATCTATATTTTTTTATTAAAATCTAGGATGATTTTATCATAAAAGTTTTTATCTAAAAAGTTAGTGATACTTTTATGTATAGCGTTTGGCGCTTTTTGTTTAGCGAAGTCTGTTAACTGTTCTTGTGTAATTACAAACATTGCATCACTTGGAAGTTCTTTTACAGGTAGATTAATTACTTCAACTTCTATTTTATTTTCCTTAAGTTTTTTTCTCAAAACAGAAGCACCCATTGCACTTGAACCCATACCTGCTTCACAGGCGAATATGATAGTTTTAACATCTTCGATATTTGGTAAACTGACCCCATGTTCACTGTTGGGTTTTAGATATTTACTTTCTTTACCTTTAAGATCATTAACTTTATCAACTGCTTCTTCATAAGAAAGTTCTTTACTTTTGTATTTACGTCTCATAATAATATGAATTAATGACCCAACTAAAAGGGTAGTTGCACATGCTGCAAATACTCCCAGAAATACTCCAACATAATTCATAGCACCAGAAGCTATAAATATAGAAATAGCTATTATTGAACCTGGTGAAGCGGGCGCGATTAATCCTGCATCAAATATTTGGAATATTGCATCACCAACAAGTCCACCTGCTATTAAAGCTATTAACATTTCAATTTTCATTAGGATGAATGGGAAGTATACTTCATGCACACCACCAAAGAAATGTATTACTGAAGCTCCGGCTGCATTTCCTCTTTGTTTTTTATCAAATATAATTATTGTTAATAAGGCTCCTAGACCTGGTCCTGGATTAGCCTCCAATAAGTACAATATTGATTTTCCGTATTGTCTATATAAGTCTTGTGAAAGCGCTGTGAATACCCCATGGTTAATTGCATTGTTTAGGAAAAATATTTTAGCTGGCTCTACAATCAAAGCACTTAGAAAAATTAATTTGTTATTTATCAATAGTCTTACTAGTTCTCCAAGCGCTCATGTGATTGAATTAAATACATAAGGCATCCCATAAAAGGCTCCTATACCTAACCCGAATGCTAAAAATCCCATTACAAAGTTATTTACAAGCATTTCGAAACCTTGTTTAACTTTTCCATCTAGCAGTTTGTCTATTCCCAGAAGGATACCGGCTGAAGCAGGTCCAACAATCATTGCTGATAGGAATTGTGGTGAAGATGTTGAGTTTTCTGCAAAACCTGGATTATATTCATTCCCAAGCACTACAGCGAAAACAACAAATGCTGCTATAAAACCACCACGATCTTTGTGAACTATTCTACCCGCATTGAATCCAATTAAGACTGGTATCAAATACTTTATTACGTTGCCAACAATATATTCTTCTATTATTGCAACTGGTGTCCATCCTTTTTCTATGAAAAAGGCAGTTAATAATCCTCATGCTATCATCAACCCAATTATTGGCATGATCATCGAGCTGAGTCATCCACCAAACTTTTGTACTCTTCGCATTGCGATTCTTTTGTTAAAGTTATTCTTTAAAAAAAGCGAGAACTTATTATTGGTTTCTTTCTTATTTAAATCTTTTATAATTTCGTCCATTATATCGACTCCTTTCAAGCATATTGTCTATTTTTTTGTCGTACTATAAAAGTGTCATGTTCATTTTTTTTGTCAAAATAAAGGACAAAAAATACTTTTGTTATTTATATAGATTTATAACTAAATCGATACAAAAAAACTCCTTGAAAGGAGTTTTTAAATGACTTGATTGAACTTATTTCTTAAAATAGTTTAAGCCTAGTACTTCTAACCCTGCAAGAGTTACAAAGTTGTAAGGTTTATTGAAGTGAGGTAAGAAGAATATATCAACAAGTGGTAATTCATCAATAGTTAATCCTTTTTGTATTGCTAAAGCAAACATATACATTACCTCAGTGTGATTATTTTGCGATGCAACTTGAGCACCAACGATTTTTCTTGATTTTTTATCTCAAACTATTTTAATTATTACTTCTTTATATGAAGACATGAACTCTGGTCTATCTGAGTCTTTGAAAAGTTTTTCTTCAACATCAAATCCAAGTTTATTAGCTGCGTTTATTGATAGACCAACAGCAGCCATTTTTCATCCAAATACTTCGATACCATTAGCGCCTGTGAAACCTAGACCTGTTAATGAATCACCATTAACTATATTTACTGCTGCCATAATGCCAGTTCTAACAGCTGTTGTAGCTAATGCTATTTGACTATTCTTATTCATAGAAATATTATATACTTGCGCACAATCACCAACAGCATAAATGTCTTTTACAGAAGTTTGCATAAACTCGTTTGTAATAATTGCTCCTTTTGCATCAAGCTCTAGAGTGTTTTTTAATAGATCTGTTTGTGGTTTAACACCAACTGAAAATACAACATAATCAACTTCTATTTCACCTTTATCAGTGATCACTTTATTCACTTTACCATTTGTACCGACAAACTTTACAACCTTTTGATTTAGTGCTAAATTTACACCTTGATTTCTCATTTCACTTTCGATATTTTCAGTAAATTCGCTGTCATAATATACAGGCATAATTCTGTTTTCGATATCCACTAAACTTACTTCTTTACCAGCTGCCACAAAAGCATCCACCAACTCAACACCTATGTATCCAGCACCAATAACTGCAACCTTTTTAATCTTTGGATCATTATTTGCAGCTTTTATTGCTTGCGCATGATGGTAGTTTTTGCAAATTTGTACACCTTCCAAAGTTATCCCTTCTATTGGTGGGAAAACTGGTCAAGTTCCAGTTGCTATTACTAATTTGTCATAATTATCATCAAATTCTTCACCTGTTTTAAGATTTCTAACTCTAACTACTTTTTTATTTGTATCTAGAGAAACTCATTCATGTTCCATCTTAATGTTAATATTTTCTTCTTTTAATATCTCTGGTGATGCGTAAAATAATCCCGCGGGATCTTTGACCTCACCTTTAACTCACAAAGCAATACCACATCCTAAGAAAGATATGTTATCATTTCTGTCATAAGTTGTTATTTCCATATTTTTGTCTAATCTTCGTAATGTTCTTACTGCAGTGGTACCTGCATGATTTGTTCCAATAACGATAGTTTTCATTTATATTCCTCCAATTTACAAGGTTATAATAATACAAATATAGAAGTTTAATGAAAAAAGTTTATTTATGAATTCTTTTTTCATTAAAGAGACTATTTTTAAAAATATTTCCATTAAAAAATTCTTTAAGATTTTTTTTATTGTAAAATAGTTTTATAAGAGGAGTGTAATTATGTTTTTGCGAGCAAACATGGATGTAGATTATTTTTTTAAGCGAGTTAAATGAATAAAGTATTTAGACGAGGATAATATTTCAAGAAAATCAAAATTTTATGTTAAAAGAATTTCAAAAAAAATTAATGATAAAACTACATTTGCTCAATTCAAGTACTGAGTTTTGTGGAGGTGAGTTAATAAGAATTTCGAATTATCTGAGCATTTCGTAAATCAAGTCAAGAGAAATATCAAAAAACTAGATCTTACATTAAGTTCAAAAGAAGAACGATTTTTAGATGACTTAGATGAGCTAATCTTTAACTCATGAAGACCATTAAAATTAGTGCCTGTGAAGTTTGAATTAGAAAAAAAAGAAAAAATCAATCTACTTCAAACTAGTGTTAATGTGCACCACCTCTTTGAAGAAACTTCGGAAAAAAAACTGAAGATGATTGGCAAGTTTGATGTATATTTCTCAAATAAAAAAGTTTATTTGACATCTAATAAACAAGTTTCTGTGTTTGATATTTCATACAAAGATATCGTTGATGTTATACCTAAAAGTTATGGAACTATAATAAAAACTAAGGAGAAAAGCTATTTATTTAGAGGTAAAAATAGATTATTAACATACGTGCTATTACAAAGAATGATTCCAGATTTAGGTCTTAATATTCAAAAAATACAAAATCTATATGAGTATTTTGATTATTGGAATTCATTTCTTGCACGAATAAATTAAAGGAGAACTTATGAAACAATTAATATTAAAAACAACCGAGGAGATCGGTAAAACAGCTGGAGATATTATCATTACAAAAATTACAAAGAAACCAGATGCAATACTTGGGTTAGCTACAGGAAGTTCACCT encodes the following:
- a CDS encoding mannitol dehydrogenase family protein — its product is MKILHYGAGNIGRGFIAPILLNSGFVTEFYFIDNNKELINKLKNSKEYKIKYLDESNKVDTVKGYKALLSNELESNLSLETIDVITTSIGSGNLKHIISQVISIIEAKQKSNTPLIIMCCENGEKVSSFFKNQIEEHHVINNDLIKFVDVMVDRIVPNEVSDDLSIKVEPYYSWVANEDAWPEQTNKFETITYTNNIDAEICKKVWMLNGAHAAIAWKEWTLTKFEKKYINITLNDAKDHTLLYFLQDYLKEISEIVSVEFNYDKEKLEDFIETIIKRFTNNYIKDDFERVARNTIKKLQLDERIMKPFLIAKKNDISFVKLKETIKNAFSYNNTNDEDGTIIQSLLQENKSLDYIIKKLVENIDDSIIQLITN
- a CDS encoding PTS mannitol transporter subunit IICB (CmtA with CmtB possibly forms the mannitol-like permease component of the cryptic mannitol phosphotransferase system, which phosphorylates and transports various carbohydrates and polyhydric alcohols in Escherichia coli; cytoplasmic protein) translates to MDEIIKDLNKKETNNKFSLFLKNNFNKRIAMRRVQKFGGWLSSMIMPIIGLMIAWGLLTAFFIEKGWTPVAIIEEYIVGNVIKYLIPVLIGFNAGRIVHKDRGGFIAAFVVFAVVLGNEYNPGFAENSTSSPQFLSAMIVGPASAGILLGIDKLLDGKVKQGFEMLVNNFVMGFLAFGLGIGAFYGMPYVFNSITWALGELVRLLINNKLIFLSALIVEPAKIFFLNNAINHGVFTALSQDLYRQYGKSILYLLEANPGPGLGALLTIIIFDKKQRGNAAGASVIHFFGGVHEVYFPFILMKIEMLIALIAGGLVGDAIFQIFDAGLIAPASPGSIIAISIFIASGAMNYVGVFLGVFAACATTLLVGSLIHIIMRRKYKSKELSYEEAVDKVNDLKGKESKYLKPNSEHGVSLPNIEDVKTIIFACEAGMGSSAMGASVLRKKLKENKIEVEVINLPVKELPSDAMFVITQEQLTDFAKQKAPNAIHKSITNFLDKNFYDKIILDFNKKI
- a CDS encoding polysaccharide deacetylase family protein, which produces MKILKYFVYSFMILTLLFLFGTLVYNSINDKNSYVINRIATKEKVVMLTFDDGPNKVNDKEIIDILESNGATGTFFFTGSNIKKYADENSEKELFKKIKESDMSVGNHSYSHSKYQNNKQKLIDEILETDNLIRENFELDQNYEIPMRMPYLQFYNGLKKVLETTKRTYFTGGYLSGDWDYEKHGHDKIIKRYLDNLKPGEIFIMHSTHYAKLFLNDLIKEIKNRGYEFANFNPSSQRYYKKFGELVW
- a CDS encoding formate--tetrahydrofolate ligase, which gives rise to MNKITEVLKTLNLKEDEYELYGNDIAKVNFKNFASLERKAKLVLMTSINPTPAGEGKTTTAIGLTDGLNYIGKKAILALREPSLGPVFGRKGTATGGGESEVIPMDKINLHFTGDIHAITTANNLISASIDSELYWGNKLNIDPENIIWKRCLDLNDRALRKVDLQISKTLSRKEEFTITAASNMMTILSLSKNEEDLRCRLNESIVAYDLNGEEVLLEKLGITGSLMALLKDAIKPNFVLTKHNSPTFVHCGPFANIATGTNSVISTDLALKLGEYAIVESGFGSDLGFEKFMNVVNEQNSFIPHCVVMVVTLRALNLHKDFENNFEHLEKHISHIKNYDLNFLVAINFIEGDDENQLTYLKEWLDEKNYPWEINEAYVKGPKGAEKLAKKVVEISNTNFTFRKLINPMDKIENKISKITENFYFLKDFSITDEAKKEIEKIENSKYRNLPLCMVKSHSAIDGNETKDKNYLLKIKNVRINSGAKFILVFTNAIMSMPGLNKEPNSKSIDVENDRITGLK
- a CDS encoding bifunctional 5,10-methylenetetrahydrofolate dehydrogenase/5,10-methenyltetrahydrofolate cyclohydrolase gives rise to the protein MDNKIIDGKQLSLELLSNLKSKIEKCCLQRPPVLVIVQVGNNLASNKYIKNKLKACETVGIIGRHLRLEENINQEALSKKISNLNDDDEVDGIIVQLPLPNHIDGSKINNLISPTKDADGFTPNSMGSLILNNTNIFPATPSGILKLLKWKKVNLVGSNVVIIGRSNIVGKPLANILINESATVTICNTKTKNLSEICSKADILVSAAGSPGLVTKDFVKKDSIVIDVGANFVQGKYCGDVNFDDVISKVSLITPVPGGVGPMTIVCLLENLVNLYLNKLK
- a CDS encoding FAD-dependent oxidoreductase, whose product is MKTIVIGTNHAGTTAVRTLRRLDKNMEITTYDRNDNISFLGCGIALWVKGEVKDPAGLFYASPEILKEENINIKMEHEWVSLDTNKKVVRVRNLKTGEEFDDNYDKLVIATGTWPVFPPIEGITLEGVQICKNYHHAQAIKAANNDPKIKKVAVIGAGYIGVELVDAFVAAGKEVSLVDIENRIMPVYYDSEFTENIESEMRNQGVNLALNQKVVKFVGTNGKVNKVITDKGEIEVDYVVFSVGVKPQTDLLKNTLELDAKGAIITNEFMQTSVKDIYAVGDCAQVYNISMNKNSQIALATTAVRTGIMAAVNIVNGDSLTGLGFTGANGIEVFGWKMAAVGLSINAANKLGFDVEEKLFKDSDRPEFMSSYKEVIIKIVWDKKSRKIVGAQVASQNNHTEVMYMFALAIQKGLTIDELPLVDIFFLPHFNKPYNFVTLAGLEVLGLNYFKK
- a CDS encoding PTS sugar transporter subunit IIA, whose product is MKKERQFRILNILINYKNVEKEMLISYFDISQKTLNRDFEEINIFLKGLGDFIILDNDNNIEFKGNTENILQKLQLDDNFLMKEEWLLYIFLILLRDKKTTKLQLADDLDISLNIIEDDIDELRNICNKQKINLTISKQGLKIADVTEENEIEAVVELTTKCLLFKKVYSILKLNKIEKLFSSYIYTTLKKKYNIDIYNKIFHWIIEYTSNHINISNLNAILLSIKITYWLNHSKNSILLEKLKDSAYYNEFIDNIGGLYCSDDINHFLSKKISIDKNKNSVIEFVNNLDKGLFKLFNEKLCLDNNIKERIVNHLASNIYIQNVDEFVIKEYSRSLQPYKMKFVELWEEIEKNLALYFRDLKSFEVLAYEIFIHVLVWFDTYIYNEKLKLLTICIGGFGQSVMIKNHLKSIYRNADVENLPYSSVNKKLLMKYDLVISSIDLSEYKLPNILAMPIILILSKKNDIHKIISEKIYRNLIGEKMETQILKAENILIKQKAKSKIDAIKQCGNLLIEQGYITEDYVNSMIEREKKFSVYIGNYLAIPHGINDDGVIKDGIVIVHYDEPVDYDSNPVHFFIGIAAKSDNHVDILSNIAEKMMDIDFVEDLIKNPSKDRILKEFNF